The Oleidesulfovibrio alaskensis DSM 16109 genome has a segment encoding these proteins:
- a CDS encoding ion transporter produces the protein MTQNPVKPVHGWRRTLHEIIFEADTPAGRLFDIILIIAILFSVLVVLLDSVTTVRMRYAGLLFTLEWLFTLLFTVEYILRLLCVLRPAAYARSFFGVVDLLAILPTWATLLLPGTHYLAVVRLLRVLRIFRVLKLAQYVSEARHLIRALRDSRRKILVFLLAVLSLVTIFGTLMYVIEGEKYGFTSIPRSMYWAVVTLTTVGYGDISPGTPLGQGIASFIMLLGYGIIAVPTGIVTSALVRPRPVSTQACPACGRDGHDVDAVHCKYCGTAL, from the coding sequence GTGACGCAGAATCCGGTAAAACCCGTACACGGGTGGCGGCGCACGCTGCATGAAATCATCTTTGAGGCGGACACCCCTGCGGGCCGCCTTTTTGATATTATACTTATCATCGCCATTCTCTTCAGCGTGCTGGTAGTCTTGCTGGACAGCGTGACCACTGTCCGCATGCGGTACGCCGGTCTGCTGTTCACGCTGGAATGGCTGTTCACCCTGCTGTTCACGGTGGAATATATACTGCGGCTGCTGTGTGTGCTGCGCCCTGCCGCGTACGCCAGAAGCTTTTTCGGGGTGGTGGACCTGCTGGCCATACTGCCCACATGGGCCACCCTGCTGCTGCCCGGCACGCATTACCTTGCCGTGGTGCGGCTGTTGCGCGTACTGCGCATATTCAGGGTACTCAAACTGGCCCAGTATGTTTCCGAGGCACGGCATCTCATCCGCGCATTACGGGACAGCAGGCGCAAAATTCTGGTTTTTCTGCTTGCGGTACTGTCGCTGGTCACCATATTCGGCACGCTCATGTATGTCATCGAAGGTGAAAAATACGGCTTCACCTCCATTCCACGCAGCATGTACTGGGCCGTGGTCACGCTGACCACGGTGGGGTACGGCGACATTTCGCCCGGAACCCCGCTGGGACAGGGCATAGCTTCATTCATAATGCTGCTGGGCTACGGTATCATTGCCGTTCCCACCGGCATTGTCACCTCCGCGCTGGTCAGACCGCGTCCGGTAAGCACGCAGGCCTGCCCCGCATGCGGAAGAGACGGCCACGACGTGGACGCAGTCCACTGCAAGTACTGCGGCACGGCACTGTAA